Sequence from the Methanobacterium alkalithermotolerans genome:
CCACCAGTAAGCCTTTATTAACATTATTTTTTCTGGTCTGCTTTTTAAGGGATAGGCAGACGGCAGTTATATGTCCCATATTAATCACTAAAATAAAATTAAAAAAATAAGTAAATAATTATATTATTTACTGGCCTTTACTGCATCTTTAGATGCTTTAAAATCACTCTTATTTTTAAGAATTTCCAGGGCTAGTTCTGCTACTCGATCTCCAGATAAGAGCATACCTCCAAAGGTGGGTCCCATACGTGGTTGTCCATAGGCGGTGGCCACAGCCATTCCCGTAACCAGCAGTCCCGGGTATACTTCCTGGGTATTTTCCACAATGGCATCTTCTGATTTTTCCACCCACATGGACTGGTATCCTGGTGTTTTTAAAAGACCTCTCTCTTCTAAGGAATTAACCACTACTGCGTCATGTCCAGTGGCATCTATAACCAGTTTTGATTCTATGGCTACGGGATCCACACAGGTTATAGCCCGGGGTAGGGCCGAAACAGGGGTCCAGTTCATAACTATGCCTGAAACCCGATCATCTCTTAAAACCACATCATCAAATTTGGTCATATTTATGATTTTAACACCAGCATCACAGGCACTGGCAATTAACTTGGAACAGGCATGAGGTCCGTCTGCTACATAAAGTCCTTCTTTAAATTGGGTGTAAGGTACTCCGATTTCATCTAAAACTTTTTGTCCCGGGGCACGGACGGTGAGTTTGTTCATCAGGTATCCACCAATCCAGAATCCTCCCCCCAGATAATTGTTACTTTCAATTATTAAGGTTTTTACTCCAGATTCAGCCAGTTTTTTAGCTGCATAAAGACCACTGGGGCCTCCACCTACTATTATAACATCACTTTCAATGTATTCTATTAATTCGTCGGCAAATTCTGAGACGATTGCCTTAGTTACATCTTTTTCAGATGCACTGGAAAATATTGCCATTATTTTTTACCTCCAAATATATTTTTTTTGATTTTTAATGAATGGGATACAAGAATTTATACTTCTATCTGGGTAATGGTGGAATACACCTCACGGAGTGAAGATTCCATTTCAATCTCCTCCTGAACTTCCAAAACTTTTTCTAGTATAGCATTGGTTTCTGGATAACGGGGAGCGGCTTTACATCCACTATCAGGTAAGGTGGAAATCTCAAAAGTACCTATCTTCTCACCAATTGCTGAAATCTCCAGTTTATCAAGACCTATCAGGGGGCTGAGTAAAGGGAGGGGGGAAGAATATCTGGTGGCCAGAATATTAGGAAGGGTCTGGGAAGCTACCTGACCTAAACTACTACCATCAACTATGGCCAGAGCTCCTTCAATTTTGGCCAGCATCCCGGCCACCTGGTACATTCCACTTTTGCATAGTACACAGGTCATTCTTTCTGGTGCTTCTTCTTGGCATTTTTTAAGGAATGGTCCATATTTAACCTGATAAAGTTTTAATTGGGAGCCAGAAGCATATTCTTTTAATTTTTTAACTATTTTAATAACTTTTTGTGAAGGTTCAGTAAATGGTGCATTGTTGAAATTTAAAATGGTGACCTCACATCCCCTTTTCATCATGAGGTAAGTGGCCACAGGTGAATCTATACCACCTGATACTAAGGATATGACTTTTCCCTGGGTACCAACAGGTAAACCCCCTGGGCCCTGGATTTTTTCATGATAGATAAAAGTTTTATCTCCTCGTACTTCTACAAAAATTTCAAAATCAGGATTGGTTAAATCCACCGGGGATTTGGTAATCCCATATACCACTGATCCGCAGTAGGCTGCTATTTCCTGGCTGGTGAAATCATGTTCACCGACTCTACGAGCCCGGATTGCAAATGAATCTTCGCCTGAAAATATCTTTTTTTCAACCAGGTAATGTACATAAATTTGCAGTGTTTTTTTGATTTCATCTTTTTGGGATGTGGTTTCTACTGCGGGAGAATAGGAAACAATGCCAAAAATTTTAGGTATTTTTTGGAGTGCTTTTTCCAGATTAGCACTATATAATAAAAATCTACCTCCATCATTAATAATTTTACAATCCAGAGAGGCTTTAATATTATAGATAAGTCTATTTTCAAACCTTCTCCTTACAGGAGGACTTTTTACACCAATCTCTCCATATCTTAGCAATAATAATTCATAATCCATTTAATCTCCTCAAAAAGATTTAATTAATTTATCCACCGTAAATTACCTGAATGATTTTTATTTTATCCCCTGGATTTAATATGGTGTTTTCCAGAGCAATATGGCTATTTTTTTTAACTATCACCGTTAAGGGATTTAACTGGAGGTTATCCAGAAGTTCCTTAACTGTGAGGCTTTTTTTAAAAGTTAGGATAGCATCCTGAAATTCGACTTCCATGTAAAGTTCCCTGGTACCTTTAAGCATCTTTGAGACCGGATTTTCATTAACAATTGTTATATGACTATTGTTATATAAAGATTTTCATGGTGTTAATGAATAAAAAAATGATAATAAGGCTCCAGGGCCACATTTTTAATATTAATTAATTTTTCCACTGGCACCTGTTTATTCCAAGGCTAGGGATAAGTCTTCAATTAAATCATCCTGATCTTCTAATCCAATTGAAAGCCGGATTAACTTATCACTTATCCCTGCTTTTTTACGTGCCAGAGGAGTCATGGAAGCATGGCTCATGGTAGCAGCATGTTCCACCAAAGAATCAGCACCACCTAATGACTCCGCCAGAGAAAATATCTTCAGTTTATTTAAGAATGGCTTCACCTCATTTTTTAAATTAAAAGATACCACTCCCCCAAATCCTTTCATTTGTCTTCGGGCAATATCATGCCCGGGATGGGAAGATAATCCGGGATAGAATACTTCTTCAGTCCGGGGATGATCATCTAAAAATTCCGCCACTGCCTGGGCAGCGGCAGCATGCTGTTTCATTCGCAAAGGCAATGTTTTAAGACCTCTTAAAATCAACCAGGAATCAAAAGGCGGTGCATTAGTACCCAGTCCATTTAATAAGAAATGAATATCCTCAGATAGCTCAGGGGATGTGGTAATGACTGCTCCTCCTATAACATCACTGTGTCCATTAAGGTATTTAGTGGTGGAGTGCACCACCAGGTCAATGCCCCATTCAATTGGTTTTAGAAAGTAGGGAGTGGCAAAGGTGTTATCAGCCACCGTTAAAATATCCTGGTTACTTTCCTGGGCCACCTGGGAAACCATTTCCAAATCAGTGATATTTAAAAGGGGATTGGAAGGTGTTTCACTCCAAATCATTCTAGTGTTGGGTTTTATTGCATCTCTAAGAACATCCTCATTATCAAGTCGCACGAAAGTGAAGTCAATACCAAACTTAGGCAGGATTTCCGCAAATAAACGATATGTACCTCCGTATATATCATCACAGGAAACCACGTGATCTCCTGCTTTTAAAAGATGGAGAGTGGTGGAGATAGCAGACATTCCACTGGAAAAAGCAAAGCCATCATGGCCTCCTTCTAAAATGGCCAGGGCACTTTCCAGGCTACTGCGAGTAGGGTTACTGGTACGGGAATAGTCATGTTCTTTGGGTTGTTTATAATCATCAAATACGAAAGTGGAAGTCTGATAAATAGGGGTTGAAATAGCCCCGGTAACAGGATCCGGTTTTCGGCCAGCATGTACTGATTTTGTTTTAAATCTCATAATAATTCCTCATATTAACTAATTCTTTGTAATATAACTGTTGTTATAATACTATATATAACAATCGTTAATTAAGATGGGGTGCTATAAAAAAATTTCTATAAAAATAGTAATTTATGGGTTTTTATTTTATATCACTGGAGATTTAAAAAAAAAAAAAAATTATTGTTGATCAGCTGATCCGTCTCGACAATGGAATGAACTGGAAAAACCATAGCTAGATGGAACTGAACATTCACTGCAATCGCAATTAACAACATCCTTTAAGCAATCTCTAGCATCGCCTACAGAACAAAATACACCTAAAGTACCTTCTTCCATACACTTAGTATATGAAGAACAGGAACTGCAGATGCATTTTAGCATGGTTTCCTCATTCTTAGGTATTTTGGACATAAAACACCTCCTGCCTATAATATATAACTATCGTGATATTTATAACTATGGATAATATTATATCAAATAAAATATTTTAAAAAAAAATTATTTCCGGGCCCTGGCTACCTTACGAGCAATAACCAGTTCCCCAATAGCTATTAAACCTACAAAGAATTTTTCCAACCCACCTGTAGCCCATATGGCTTCTCCAAAGGTTGAATCCTTTATTCTCTGTTCATATTCCTGTGGTTTTATCCGGTGGCCGGTTCTACGCCGGGTGATGATTGCCGCGGCTTCCATGAGTTCATCCCAGCTGACCCCTTTTAGCTCCTGTTCCATGGCCTCGAATATCTTGGCTACCTTTATTTCATAGAGATGGGAGAGGTTATCCACAATATCATAGGTGCGCACCAGACCCACCACCACATCATTATCACCTAAAACCGGCATACTTACTAATTTATGCTGTGAGGTCTCCAGTACCGCCATCCGGGCCGGGTCATCCTCATGGATATGGATTACCGATTCCTTGCTATGCATTACATCAGCAACTGTTTTAAGATTCTCCCTTAATCCACGGGTAACATCCAGGGAAGTAATCCAACCCACCAGTACCATGTTCTCATCAACCACAGGAGTGGTGAATTTACGGCTTTTTTCCATTTCAAGGGAAACCTGCACCAGCTCCTGATCCGGGGACACACTAATAAAATCCTTATCCATAATCTCTTTAACTTTCATGGGATAACCTCTCAAGTTTTAAAGCACTCACAGGACATTTGGTAGAACAAACCTCACATAGAATACATTTATCTTTATCCAGCACAATTTTTTCATCATCATCCAGTTTTATGGCGCCGGTGGGGCAGCTTTCTTCACACATCTGACACTCTACACAGGCTTTTTGATCAATATCCAGTCTCCTAGTTTCTTTTACTGGTCCCAGAAATCGTTCCAGGCTAATAGCATCAGCCTCGCATACATTTGCACAGGCCCCACACCCTACACATAAATCCTGATTAATAAGGGCCGTCTGGTCATCTTCTACCGTAATGGCCTGGGTGGGACAGAACTTTTTACAGGTACCGCAGGATATGCATTTATCAGGGTTTACTTCAATATTTTCACACCTAATAACCCGGTGAGGTATCTTAAGGTCTTTTAATTCATATTCCACCTGATCATTCACATGGGCCCGGCTTTCCACCACTCTTATACATCGAACCGGACAACTTTGAGCACATATCTCACATTTGACACAGTTATTCAATATTTTAGCAGGTTTTATAGAATCTGATTCTGCAATGGCATCCACCGGACACTCCTGGGC
This genomic interval carries:
- a CDS encoding sulfide-dependent adenosine diphosphate thiazole synthase, with protein sequence MAIFSSASEKDVTKAIVSEFADELIEYIESDVIIVGGGPSGLYAAKKLAESGVKTLIIESNNYLGGGFWIGGYLMNKLTVRAPGQKVLDEIGVPYTQFKEGLYVADGPHACSKLIASACDAGVKIINMTKFDDVVLRDDRVSGIVMNWTPVSALPRAITCVDPVAIESKLVIDATGHDAVVVNSLEERGLLKTPGYQSMWVEKSEDAIVENTQEVYPGLLVTGMAVATAYGQPRMGPTFGGMLLSGDRVAELALEILKNKSDFKASKDAVKASK
- the thiI gene encoding tRNA uracil 4-sulfurtransferase ThiI, which gives rise to MDYELLLLRYGEIGVKSPPVRRRFENRLIYNIKASLDCKIINDGGRFLLYSANLEKALQKIPKIFGIVSYSPAVETTSQKDEIKKTLQIYVHYLVEKKIFSGEDSFAIRARRVGEHDFTSQEIAAYCGSVVYGITKSPVDLTNPDFEIFVEVRGDKTFIYHEKIQGPGGLPVGTQGKVISLVSGGIDSPVATYLMMKRGCEVTILNFNNAPFTEPSQKVIKIVKKLKEYASGSQLKLYQVKYGPFLKKCQEEAPERMTCVLCKSGMYQVAGMLAKIEGALAIVDGSSLGQVASQTLPNILATRYSSPLPLLSPLIGLDKLEISAIGEKIGTFEISTLPDSGCKAAPRYPETNAILEKVLEVQEEIEMESSLREVYSTITQIEV
- the thiS gene encoding sulfur carrier protein ThiS: MEVEFQDAILTFKKSLTVKELLDNLQLNPLTVIVKKNSHIALENTILNPGDKIKIIQVIYGG
- a CDS encoding trans-sulfuration enzyme family protein, whose protein sequence is MRFKTKSVHAGRKPDPVTGAISTPIYQTSTFVFDDYKQPKEHDYSRTSNPTRSSLESALAILEGGHDGFAFSSGMSAISTTLHLLKAGDHVVSCDDIYGGTYRLFAEILPKFGIDFTFVRLDNEDVLRDAIKPNTRMIWSETPSNPLLNITDLEMVSQVAQESNQDILTVADNTFATPYFLKPIEWGIDLVVHSTTKYLNGHSDVIGGAVITTSPELSEDIHFLLNGLGTNAPPFDSWLILRGLKTLPLRMKQHAAAAQAVAEFLDDHPRTEEVFYPGLSSHPGHDIARRQMKGFGGVVSFNLKNEVKPFLNKLKIFSLAESLGGADSLVEHAATMSHASMTPLARKKAGISDKLIRLSIGLEDQDDLIEDLSLALE
- a CDS encoding DUF2769 domain-containing protein; amino-acid sequence: MSKIPKNEETMLKCICSSCSSYTKCMEEGTLGVFCSVGDARDCLKDVVNCDCSECSVPSSYGFSSSFHCRDGSADQQ
- a CDS encoding CBS domain-containing protein → MKVKEIMDKDFISVSPDQELVQVSLEMEKSRKFTTPVVDENMVLVGWITSLDVTRGLRENLKTVADVMHSKESVIHIHEDDPARMAVLETSQHKLVSMPVLGDNDVVVGLVRTYDIVDNLSHLYEIKVAKIFEAMEQELKGVSWDELMEAAAIITRRRTGHRIKPQEYEQRIKDSTFGEAIWATGGLEKFFVGLIAIGELVIARKVARARK
- a CDS encoding 4Fe-4S binding protein, encoding MDVTFKKKIEDLHKEVALKSADLEDNLEDFSVEIEPCTVMDKFITISSRCVRCNLCAQECPVDAIAESDSIKPAKILNNCVKCEICAQSCPVRCIRVVESRAHVNDQVEYELKDLKIPHRVIRCENIEVNPDKCISCGTCKKFCPTQAITVEDDQTALINQDLCVGCGACANVCEADAISLERFLGPVKETRRLDIDQKACVECQMCEESCPTGAIKLDDDEKIVLDKDKCILCEVCSTKCPVSALKLERLSHES